Proteins encoded in a region of the Tautonia rosea genome:
- a CDS encoding dihydrodipicolinate synthase family protein — protein sequence MPPSLPPEVRDRLRSGAVIPAMPLALTAGRRLDERRQRALCRYYAAAGSGGLAVGVHTTQFAIRESKYGLFQPVLALAAEEMDRADARSRQPLIRVGGVCGPTNQAVTEATILRDLGYHAGLLSLSAVAGDDDQAKLAHCRAVAEVLPLVGFYLQRAVGGPDHSFHFWRSFAEIENVVAIKVAPFDRYRTLDVVRAVVESGRDDLALYTGNDDAIVHDLISPYRFPVGSEWVERRFVGGLLGHWAVWTKKAVELLEACHAATSGDRPSTDLTIALLRQSAHVTDANAAFFDAANGFAGCIAGLHEILRRQGLLEGIWCLDPDEGLSPGQREEIDRVTRSYPDLNDDAFVAEHRDDWLSG from the coding sequence ATGCCCCCCTCGCTTCCTCCTGAGGTTCGCGATCGCTTACGATCGGGGGCGGTGATCCCGGCCATGCCGCTCGCCCTGACGGCGGGTCGTCGACTCGATGAGCGTCGGCAACGGGCGCTGTGCCGCTATTATGCCGCGGCGGGTTCCGGCGGCCTGGCGGTTGGTGTTCATACCACCCAGTTTGCCATTCGGGAATCGAAGTACGGCCTGTTCCAACCTGTGCTGGCCCTGGCGGCGGAAGAAATGGATCGCGCCGATGCTCGGAGTCGGCAGCCCTTGATCCGCGTCGGTGGCGTGTGCGGGCCAACCAATCAGGCCGTGACCGAGGCGACAATCCTCCGCGACCTGGGCTATCATGCCGGTTTGCTCAGCCTTTCGGCCGTGGCCGGAGACGATGACCAGGCGAAACTGGCCCACTGCCGAGCCGTGGCCGAGGTGCTGCCACTGGTCGGGTTTTACCTCCAGCGAGCGGTGGGAGGGCCGGACCATTCATTTCACTTCTGGCGGTCGTTTGCCGAGATCGAGAACGTGGTGGCGATCAAGGTCGCACCGTTTGACCGCTACCGGACGCTTGACGTGGTCCGGGCCGTGGTCGAGTCGGGTCGAGACGATCTTGCGCTTTACACAGGGAACGACGATGCGATTGTGCACGATCTGATCTCGCCCTATCGCTTCCCGGTCGGCTCCGAATGGGTTGAGCGCCGGTTCGTGGGAGGCTTGCTCGGTCACTGGGCCGTCTGGACGAAGAAGGCCGTGGAGCTGCTCGAAGCCTGTCATGCCGCGACCTCGGGCGATCGGCCGTCGACCGACCTCACAATCGCATTGCTTCGCCAGTCGGCTCACGTGACCGACGCCAATGCCGCCTTCTTCGATGCCGCCAACGGCTTTGCCGGGTGCATTGCCGGGTTGCACGAGATTCTCCGCCGCCAGGGGTTGCTGGAAGGGATCTGGTGTCTCGACCCTGACGAAGGGCTCAGCCCCGGACAGCGTGAGGAAATCGATCGAGTGACGCGTAGCTATCCCGACCTGAATGACGACGCCTTCGTCGCCGAACACCGAGACGACTGGCTCAGTGGATGA
- a CDS encoding vWA domain-containing protein: protein MLTPQIELTPRRPAVCHDATVTLDLLVRITPPKPEGSPRRPPLNLGLVIDRSGSMGEARKIDYARQAAHLLVEQLLPEDRVSITIFDHEVVTIAPNAPATRKPALLQAIAEIVPRGSTALHGGWAEGVAQVESNRIKEGLNRVLLLSDGLANQGLTDPNTIALEAKRASLRGVSTTTLGLGNDYNEDLLEAMARFGDGNYFYVESPVQLSAMFQTELQGLMATLGRGVRLAVEPAEGVVLSDVLNDLERLPEGELALPNLIAGIPILVFLRLSVPPRSEAGPLCSLRLSWESPEGETRRESQTHYAAPEVMPIEWWSAMPEDASVVEQEVLLMSARAQKEAAAAADRGDYGFTRYALLRTEQLIASSPVTPLTQEEMANLKGTIEALEARDYARMTKRAKHRSYQRSQSRPDPPEPPTS from the coding sequence ATGCTCACCCCCCAGATCGAGCTTACCCCGCGCCGGCCTGCCGTCTGTCACGATGCAACCGTGACGCTCGACCTCTTGGTGCGGATCACGCCCCCGAAACCGGAAGGATCGCCCAGGCGTCCCCCGCTCAACCTCGGGCTGGTGATCGACCGCTCCGGCTCGATGGGAGAGGCTCGCAAGATCGACTACGCTCGTCAGGCGGCCCATCTGCTGGTCGAACAGCTCTTGCCTGAAGACCGCGTCAGCATCACCATCTTCGACCATGAAGTCGTGACCATCGCCCCAAACGCCCCGGCGACTCGCAAGCCGGCCCTCCTCCAGGCAATCGCCGAGATCGTCCCCCGCGGCTCGACGGCGCTGCACGGCGGATGGGCCGAGGGGGTGGCACAGGTCGAATCGAATCGGATCAAGGAGGGCCTGAATCGGGTCCTGCTCCTCTCCGATGGACTGGCGAACCAGGGCCTGACCGACCCGAACACGATCGCCCTGGAGGCCAAACGCGCCAGCCTGCGAGGCGTGAGCACCACAACGCTCGGACTCGGGAATGACTACAACGAGGACCTGCTCGAGGCGATGGCCCGATTCGGTGACGGCAATTATTTTTATGTCGAATCACCGGTGCAGCTCTCCGCGATGTTCCAGACGGAGCTGCAAGGCCTGATGGCCACCCTCGGCCGAGGAGTCCGTCTCGCCGTCGAGCCGGCCGAGGGGGTGGTGCTGTCCGACGTGCTCAACGACCTGGAACGCCTGCCCGAGGGCGAACTGGCCTTGCCGAACCTCATCGCCGGCATTCCGATCCTTGTCTTCCTCCGGCTCTCCGTCCCCCCCCGATCCGAGGCGGGGCCGCTTTGCTCGCTCCGGCTCTCCTGGGAGTCTCCCGAAGGAGAGACCCGGCGCGAGTCTCAGACGCACTACGCCGCCCCCGAGGTCATGCCGATCGAATGGTGGAGCGCGATGCCCGAAGACGCCTCGGTCGTCGAGCAGGAAGTGCTCCTCATGTCCGCCCGAGCCCAGAAAGAGGCCGCGGCCGCGGCAGATCGGGGCGATTACGGCTTCACGAGATATGCCCTACTGCGCACCGAGCAGTTGATCGCGAGCTCGCCGGTCACCCCGCTCACCCAGGAGGAGATGGCGAATCTCAAAGGCACGATCGAAGCACTCGAGGCCCGCGATTACGCTCGGATGACGAAACGCGCCAAGCACCGATCCTATCAGCGGAGCCAGAGCCGCCCCGATCCTCCCGAGCCACCAACCTCCTGA
- a CDS encoding dihydrofolate reductase: protein MRCALVVATSPEGIIGRDGSIPWHLPMDLKRFRAITWGHPILMGRRTHESIGQPLPGRLNIIISRTLGPLANGCVVARSPGEALAIARASGADEVMIVGGEQLYRAFLPDCDVLHLTIVEGAFDGDARFPIEAIHPDDWIVEHRESWPSDERHAFPHRYERLRRVRASGE, encoded by the coding sequence ATGAGATGCGCTCTCGTCGTCGCCACCAGCCCCGAGGGGATCATCGGCCGTGATGGCTCGATTCCCTGGCACCTGCCGATGGACCTGAAGCGGTTTCGGGCGATCACCTGGGGCCATCCGATCCTCATGGGTCGGCGCACTCATGAATCAATCGGCCAGCCGCTGCCGGGTCGACTGAACATCATCATTTCCCGAACCCTCGGGCCGCTCGCCAACGGTTGCGTCGTGGCCCGATCTCCGGGCGAAGCGTTGGCCATCGCTCGGGCATCGGGAGCCGACGAGGTCATGATCGTTGGGGGTGAACAGCTTTACCGAGCGTTTCTCCCCGATTGCGACGTCCTGCATCTGACCATTGTCGAAGGGGCCTTCGACGGCGATGCCCGGTTCCCGATCGAGGCCATCCACCCCGACGATTGGATCGTCGAACACCGCGAATCCTGGCCGAGCGACGAGCGGCACGCGTTTCCTCATCGCTACGAACGGCTCCGGCGCGTCCGGGCATCAGGCGAGTGA
- a CDS encoding creatininase family protein gives MTRWNLADLNYNEIKDSPPFEVAVLPLGATEPHNLHLPYGTDTFQVEVIGRLACQRAADRGARVVLLPALPYGTETNQMRFPMAMNLNPSTLARVVGDLVDSLATHGVHKCVLLNGHGGNDLKWYLRESFGKSPVHLFLCNWYQVAADHYGQIFEDAGDHAGELETSMGLAHFPDLVHMDQADDGATAATRFEAINRGWVGITRPWHLLTTNSGAGNPHPATAEKGKAITEIVVDRLAGFLSELSATPLSEQFPY, from the coding sequence ATGACTCGCTGGAACCTGGCCGACCTGAATTACAACGAGATCAAGGACTCGCCCCCGTTTGAGGTCGCCGTCTTGCCGCTCGGCGCGACCGAACCGCACAACCTGCACCTGCCCTACGGCACCGATACGTTTCAGGTTGAGGTCATCGGCCGCCTCGCCTGCCAGCGGGCTGCCGATCGAGGGGCGCGGGTCGTCCTGCTCCCCGCCCTGCCCTACGGCACCGAAACCAACCAGATGCGCTTCCCGATGGCTATGAACCTCAACCCGTCAACCCTGGCCCGAGTTGTGGGTGATCTGGTCGACTCCCTGGCGACGCATGGCGTGCACAAGTGCGTCTTGCTCAACGGCCACGGCGGCAACGACTTGAAGTGGTATTTGCGCGAATCGTTCGGAAAATCGCCGGTTCACCTGTTTCTTTGCAACTGGTATCAGGTCGCCGCCGATCATTACGGCCAGATCTTCGAAGATGCCGGCGATCACGCCGGAGAACTGGAAACCAGCATGGGCCTGGCCCACTTTCCCGACCTCGTCCACATGGACCAGGCCGACGACGGCGCGACGGCCGCGACCCGCTTCGAGGCCATCAACCGAGGGTGGGTCGGCATCACCCGCCCCTGGCACCTGCTCACCACCAACTCCGGCGCCGGCAATCCTCACCCTGCCACCGCCGAGAAAGGCAAGGCCATCACCGAGATCGTCGTCGATCGCCTCGCCGGATTCCTCTCCGAGCTTTCGGCAACGCCACTCTCCGAGCAATTTCCCTACTGA
- a CDS encoding copper-binding protein: MESTRIHASTSLALMMPRLLFPSRASSLLILNSLFLAVGCGTSAPEVAPRTKTFELDGVVRAVDTEKGVVSIAHEDIPDLMPPMLMDFRLEDLTLLEDVIVDDEVSGLLEVDYDDQSQITRLELVDLVVTRPAPPRPPGADPIATPSPPPTLEPGEAVPDLVMTSQNGEVLRLSELQGHVVVLTFIFTRCPQPEYCPLMDRKFGELAKRIARSPDRADQVRLLSVSFDPEYDTPEVLAEHAQRVGAQPPLWTFAVADHEALREVAAPLGLTYAPMTDQIVHSLSTSVIAPDGTLARLELGNTWTPEELYGQVRQLLDTTGP, encoded by the coding sequence TTGGAATCCACGCGAATCCACGCCTCGACGAGCCTCGCCCTGATGATGCCCCGTCTCCTCTTCCCCAGCCGAGCGTCGAGTCTGCTGATCCTCAACTCCCTGTTCTTGGCCGTTGGCTGTGGGACAAGCGCTCCTGAAGTCGCTCCCCGCACAAAAACGTTTGAGCTTGATGGAGTGGTCCGAGCCGTCGATACCGAGAAGGGCGTCGTGAGCATCGCCCATGAAGACATTCCCGACCTGATGCCGCCGATGCTCATGGACTTCCGCCTGGAAGACCTGACCCTCCTGGAGGATGTGATCGTTGACGACGAGGTGAGCGGCCTGCTCGAAGTCGATTACGACGACCAGAGCCAGATCACCCGGCTCGAACTCGTCGATCTGGTCGTCACCCGTCCCGCCCCCCCCCGGCCTCCCGGAGCCGACCCCATCGCCACGCCGTCGCCCCCCCCCACGCTCGAACCCGGTGAGGCTGTGCCCGACCTTGTGATGACCTCGCAAAATGGAGAAGTCTTACGGCTCTCGGAATTACAGGGACATGTGGTCGTATTGACGTTTATTTTTACACGATGCCCTCAACCGGAATACTGCCCGTTGATGGATCGCAAGTTTGGCGAGCTGGCAAAACGAATCGCCCGATCCCCCGATCGCGCCGACCAGGTTCGGTTGCTTTCCGTCAGCTTCGACCCGGAATACGATACGCCCGAAGTCCTGGCCGAACACGCCCAGCGGGTCGGTGCTCAACCCCCTCTCTGGACTTTCGCCGTGGCTGATCACGAGGCGCTTCGCGAGGTGGCCGCGCCTCTTGGGCTGACGTACGCCCCGATGACCGACCAGATCGTGCATAGCCTCAGCACCTCGGTCATCGCTCCCGACGGCACCCTGGCCCGCCTCGAACTCGGCAACACCTGGACTCCCGAGGAGCTGTACGGCCAGGTCCGACAACTGCTTGACACCACCGGCCCGTGA
- a CDS encoding ATP-dependent helicase produces the protein MTRKIRLQKPGSDRLRASLERELNDQQRAAATAPDGYNLILAGPGSGKTRVITYRVAYLIARGVPAESILLVTFTRRAAREMVARLEGLIGPKAVKVWAGTFHHIGNRILRKAARVVGYDPNFTILDGEDQRDLIKLAMEDAGLVGSGRYAPKPASVQHLISFAFNTRRPLADLVAERFPDWFQLTEQVEAAAQAYASRKRATNCMDYDDLLGLWASLLNDHEEQRAALGRTFRHLLVDEMQDTNLVQVELVEAIARAGAGNLTAVGDDAQSIYKFRGAHYDNILKFADRNPEARVFRLETNYRSTPEIVAFTNASIAQNRSGFPKTLVSHRPGGPKPLVVGTADAYEEAELICQQVLEWREQGIELSRIAILYRNHHDSILVQGELSQRGIPYTVRSGVRFFEQAHIKDVLAYLRVQANPKDEPAWARLLPLLPGIGPAKSAAIRARLMASENPLAALETPEAMALVPTKTRGEFAAFVADLRAIRKAEPEANPSAAILAVLQGGYPAVAKARYENHDQRLADVEQLSVLAARYDHLDKFIADMLLAGDVYGMDSLGEDHDDPSEQLVLSTIHQAKGLEWSRVIVPRLVEHGFPGDRSLAESGGEDEERRVFYVAVTRAMDELWLVYPLMVSRPGQGSIITTPSRFITEVDPDLYEVADIESENDLAWTEGPRM, from the coding sequence ATGACCCGAAAAATCCGCTTACAAAAGCCGGGAAGTGATCGTCTCCGGGCGAGCCTCGAACGGGAACTGAACGATCAGCAGCGGGCCGCGGCCACGGCTCCAGACGGTTATAACCTGATTCTGGCAGGGCCGGGATCGGGCAAGACGCGTGTGATTACGTATCGAGTGGCGTATTTAATCGCCCGGGGGGTTCCTGCGGAGTCGATTCTGCTCGTGACGTTTACGCGTCGGGCGGCCCGGGAGATGGTGGCTCGGCTGGAAGGCTTGATTGGTCCGAAAGCGGTGAAGGTCTGGGCGGGGACGTTTCATCACATCGGCAACCGCATTCTCAGAAAAGCGGCGCGGGTGGTCGGTTACGATCCGAACTTCACGATTCTCGACGGAGAGGATCAGCGCGATCTGATCAAGCTGGCGATGGAGGATGCCGGGCTGGTCGGCTCGGGCCGATACGCGCCGAAACCGGCATCGGTGCAGCACCTCATCAGCTTCGCCTTCAATACCCGACGCCCACTGGCCGATCTGGTGGCCGAGCGATTTCCCGACTGGTTCCAGCTCACCGAGCAGGTCGAGGCCGCCGCTCAGGCCTACGCGAGCCGGAAGCGGGCGACCAATTGCATGGATTATGACGATTTGCTCGGGCTCTGGGCGAGCTTGCTGAACGATCACGAGGAGCAGCGGGCTGCCCTGGGTCGAACCTTCCGTCACCTGCTGGTTGATGAGATGCAGGATACGAACCTCGTGCAGGTCGAGTTGGTCGAGGCGATCGCCCGGGCCGGGGCCGGGAACCTGACGGCCGTCGGAGACGATGCGCAGTCAATCTACAAGTTTCGGGGCGCTCACTACGACAACATCCTCAAGTTCGCCGATCGCAACCCCGAGGCCCGCGTCTTCCGCCTGGAGACGAATTACCGATCGACGCCCGAGATCGTCGCCTTCACCAATGCCTCGATCGCACAGAACCGCTCGGGCTTTCCGAAGACCCTCGTGTCGCATCGGCCGGGAGGGCCGAAACCGCTGGTCGTGGGTACGGCCGATGCCTACGAGGAGGCCGAGCTGATCTGTCAGCAGGTCCTCGAATGGCGGGAGCAGGGGATCGAGCTGTCTCGGATCGCGATCCTGTACCGGAACCATCACGACTCGATCCTGGTCCAGGGGGAACTGTCTCAGCGAGGGATTCCTTACACGGTGCGGAGTGGGGTCCGGTTCTTCGAGCAGGCACACATCAAGGACGTGCTAGCTTACCTGCGCGTCCAGGCGAACCCGAAGGATGAGCCGGCCTGGGCAAGGTTGCTGCCGCTCTTACCGGGGATCGGTCCGGCGAAGTCGGCGGCGATTCGGGCTCGCTTGATGGCGTCGGAGAATCCTCTGGCGGCGCTGGAGACTCCCGAGGCGATGGCCCTGGTGCCGACCAAGACGCGAGGGGAATTCGCGGCGTTCGTGGCCGACCTGCGGGCGATCCGCAAGGCCGAGCCCGAGGCGAACCCGTCGGCGGCGATCCTCGCGGTGCTCCAGGGGGGCTATCCGGCGGTGGCGAAGGCGCGGTACGAGAATCACGACCAGCGGCTGGCCGACGTCGAGCAGCTCTCGGTGCTGGCGGCGCGGTACGATCATCTGGATAAGTTCATCGCCGATATGTTGCTTGCAGGGGACGTCTACGGGATGGACTCACTGGGAGAGGACCACGACGACCCGAGCGAGCAACTGGTGCTCAGCACGATCCACCAGGCGAAGGGGCTGGAGTGGTCCCGGGTGATCGTCCCCCGGCTGGTCGAACACGGCTTCCCCGGCGACCGGAGCCTGGCCGAGTCGGGGGGCGAGGACGAGGAGCGCCGGGTCTTCTATGTCGCCGTGACCCGGGCGATGGACGAGCTCTGGCTGGTTTACCCGCTGATGGTTTCGAGGCCGGGGCAGGGGAGCATCATCACCACGCCGAGCCGCTTCATCACCGAGGTTGATCCCGATCTTTACGAGGTGGCCGACATCGAGAGTGAGAACGACCTGGCCTGGACTGAAGGCCCCCGGATGTAG
- a CDS encoding D-glycero-alpha-D-manno-heptose-1,7-bisphosphate 7-phosphatase → MSKRRAVFLDKDGTVIENVPYNVDPSLIRLCEGAAEGLRLLARSGYLLVVVSNQSGVARGFFPESAIGPVEERLRTLLTEQGVRLDGFRYCPHHPDGRVAAYAIACDCRKPAPGMLRDAARSMDIDLSRSWMVGDIPDDVEAGRRAGCRTVLITGNGRDLSSSAPDLIASDLTEAARQILRVDASLDLTHRR, encoded by the coding sequence ATGAGCAAACGACGAGCCGTTTTCCTTGACAAGGACGGCACTGTCATTGAAAACGTTCCGTATAACGTTGATCCGTCATTGATCCGGCTTTGCGAGGGAGCGGCCGAGGGACTCCGGTTGCTTGCCAGGTCGGGCTATCTGCTGGTGGTCGTGTCCAACCAGTCAGGAGTGGCCCGAGGTTTTTTTCCCGAGTCCGCGATCGGCCCGGTTGAGGAGCGATTAAGGACGCTGCTGACGGAGCAGGGGGTGAGGCTCGACGGATTCCGTTACTGCCCTCATCACCCCGACGGACGCGTTGCGGCGTATGCGATCGCATGTGACTGCCGAAAACCGGCGCCGGGAATGTTGCGCGATGCTGCTCGATCAATGGACATTGATCTGTCTCGATCGTGGATGGTCGGCGACATTCCCGACGATGTCGAGGCCGGCCGACGCGCCGGATGCCGGACAGTCCTGATCACTGGGAATGGGCGTGACCTGTCGTCTTCTGCGCCCGATCTCATCGCCTCCGATCTGACCGAGGCGGCCCGACAGATCCTGCGAGTCGACGCGTCGCTCGACCTCACGCATCGGCGGTGA
- a CDS encoding metallophosphoesterase family protein — protein MKLGLIADIHEDVDRLRQALDRLREAGADRLVMLGDVVEMGHRLSETVTLLREARVPGVWGNHDYGLCVDPGEEMRTRYGPEVLAYMATLTPRWIEGEVLVQHVEPRGNPEEVFDLWMFDEWPPTAEQLAADFAGFSQRRAFAGHRHCWRAVTPEGPLPWEGHEPLALPADRRCVVIVHAVADGWCGLYDAGEDVIIPLRLD, from the coding sequence ATGAAGCTGGGACTAATTGCGGACATTCACGAGGATGTGGATCGCTTGCGGCAGGCCCTCGACCGGCTCCGCGAGGCCGGAGCCGACCGCTTGGTCATGCTGGGCGACGTTGTCGAGATGGGGCATCGGCTTTCGGAGACCGTGACATTGCTCCGGGAGGCGAGGGTGCCCGGGGTCTGGGGCAATCACGATTATGGGCTGTGTGTCGACCCTGGCGAGGAGATGAGGACCCGCTATGGTCCCGAGGTCCTGGCGTACATGGCGACCTTGACACCGCGTTGGATCGAGGGCGAGGTGCTCGTCCAGCACGTCGAACCGCGCGGGAATCCGGAAGAAGTGTTCGACCTCTGGATGTTCGACGAGTGGCCGCCGACTGCGGAACAGCTTGCGGCCGACTTTGCCGGCTTTTCCCAGCGTCGAGCCTTCGCGGGTCATCGGCATTGCTGGAGGGCCGTGACTCCCGAAGGGCCGTTGCCGTGGGAGGGACACGAACCGCTTGCCTTGCCGGCCGATCGGCGATGCGTGGTGATTGTTCACGCTGTCGCCGATGGCTGGTGCGGGCTCTACGATGCGGGTGAGGACGTGATCATTCCCCTCCGGCTCGATTGA
- a CDS encoding thymidylate synthase produces MEEAYLELLRDVRRNGVRKPTRAVLPSTGQKIDALSVFGRQSRYDLREGFPAVTTKRLAFGPVVHELIWFLKGSSNIAYLKEHGVTIWDEWADADGELGPVYGRQWRSWQAPDGRTIDQIAGLVQGIERLKVDPTDSIGRRLIVSAWNPSDIDDMALPPCHTLFQFWLTEGRLSCQLYQRSADLFLGVPFNIASYALLTVLVAHVTHVEPGEFVHTIGDAHIYTNHLDQVDEQLSRPPFPPPQLAIDPSVTSLDDLRRDQITLVDYRHHPTLRGEVAV; encoded by the coding sequence ATGGAAGAGGCCTACCTGGAATTGCTCCGCGACGTTCGGCGCAACGGCGTTCGGAAACCGACCCGGGCGGTCTTGCCCTCAACCGGCCAGAAGATCGACGCGCTGAGCGTCTTCGGCCGGCAGTCGCGGTACGACCTCCGCGAGGGCTTCCCCGCCGTCACCACCAAGCGGCTGGCCTTCGGGCCGGTCGTGCACGAGCTGATCTGGTTCCTCAAAGGGTCCTCGAACATCGCATATCTCAAGGAGCATGGCGTCACCATCTGGGACGAGTGGGCTGATGCCGACGGCGAGCTTGGGCCGGTCTACGGCCGCCAGTGGCGCTCGTGGCAGGCCCCCGACGGCCGCACGATCGACCAGATCGCCGGACTCGTGCAGGGGATCGAGCGCCTCAAAGTCGACCCCACCGATTCCATCGGCCGCCGCCTGATCGTCTCCGCCTGGAACCCGAGCGACATCGACGACATGGCTCTGCCCCCTTGCCACACCCTCTTTCAGTTCTGGCTGACCGAGGGGCGGCTCTCCTGCCAGCTCTACCAGCGATCGGCCGACCTGTTCCTCGGCGTCCCGTTCAACATCGCCAGCTATGCCCTGCTCACCGTCCTGGTCGCCCATGTCACGCACGTCGAGCCAGGCGAATTTGTCCACACGATCGGCGATGCTCACATTTACACGAACCATCTCGATCAGGTGGACGAGCAACTCTCTCGGCCCCCCTTCCCGCCCCCTCAGCTCGCCATTGACCCGTCGGTGACGAGCCTCGACGACCTCCGGCGCGATCAGATCACACTGGTCGACTACCGCCACCATCCGACGCTTCGGGGAGAGGTGGCCGTATGA
- a CDS encoding LIC_10091 family protein, translating to MIFSQAEQANRSSEPDESFRSLIQSLSEPQSGPHADNLITNEDSFTRIVGVLEQRARPDGVYLGVGPDQNFSYLARCAPSHAFVLDYRRRNLILHLLHKALFMLSESRVAYLTRLTARQPADLPDDPTATQLVEAFTAAPFDDRLLERTRVEVFGLIRAFGILNKSDWDDLSRIQSRLAGPGMNARFLAMPIYPTFGKLIQTTDRKGRPAHLLAQESSYRVVRDAQRNDRVVPLVADLAGSGALPRLADWLDRRGLKVSVVYVSDVEFFLLRAGKLDAYVANLDRLPKHEGSLIIRTSTREIDHPDRVLRDSATTILRSLPAFLDAAKSGHITHPDDLFTADA from the coding sequence ATGATCTTTTCCCAAGCCGAACAAGCCAACCGTTCTTCGGAACCAGACGAGTCCTTTCGCTCATTGATCCAATCGCTCTCGGAGCCTCAATCCGGCCCCCACGCCGACAATCTGATCACGAATGAAGACTCCTTTACGCGCATCGTTGGTGTTCTGGAGCAACGGGCACGTCCAGACGGTGTTTACCTCGGCGTTGGCCCCGATCAGAACTTCTCGTATCTTGCCCGATGCGCCCCATCGCATGCTTTCGTGCTTGATTACCGAAGACGAAACCTGATTCTGCATCTGCTTCACAAAGCTTTGTTTATGCTTTCGGAATCCCGGGTTGCCTACCTGACCCGGCTGACCGCCCGGCAACCCGCAGACTTGCCCGACGATCCGACTGCTACCCAGCTCGTCGAGGCATTTACGGCGGCCCCGTTCGACGACAGGTTGCTGGAACGGACCCGCGTCGAGGTCTTCGGCCTGATCCGAGCATTTGGGATCTTGAATAAGTCCGATTGGGACGACCTCTCACGTATTCAGTCGCGGCTCGCCGGGCCGGGGATGAATGCCAGGTTTCTGGCAATGCCCATCTATCCCACCTTTGGCAAGCTCATCCAAACGACCGACCGGAAGGGCCGTCCTGCGCATCTGCTCGCACAGGAATCCTCGTACCGCGTCGTCCGAGACGCCCAGCGAAACGATCGGGTCGTTCCCCTGGTGGCCGATCTGGCCGGCTCTGGTGCCCTGCCCCGCCTGGCCGACTGGCTCGATCGTCGAGGACTGAAGGTTTCGGTGGTTTACGTTTCCGATGTCGAGTTTTTCCTGCTTCGCGCCGGGAAACTGGACGCCTATGTGGCCAATCTCGACCGCCTGCCAAAGCATGAAGGTTCGCTAATTATTCGGACCAGCACCCGCGAGATCGATCATCCCGATCGTGTCTTGAGGGACAGTGCAACCACCATCCTCCGGTCGCTTCCCGCCTTCCTCGACGCCGCAAAGAGCGGGCACATCACCCATCCCGACGACCTGTTCACCGCCGATGCGTGA
- a CDS encoding NAD-dependent epimerase/dehydratase family protein — protein sequence MAHSNLNQLDAVRDVDHLDELLSEPTPAVVEALGRLEGDLIVLGASGKMGPTLTWMARRASDEAGVNRRVIGVARFSDPSREAWLKDRGIETIRCDLLDPDQLERLPDVPNVVHMPAFKFGASGDQATAWAVNCFLPGLVSRNFRDSRIVAFSTGNVYPLVPVESGGSLESDPLRPVGDYGMSCVGRERVMEYFSRTNTIPMALIRLNYAVEPRYGVLVDIGRKVLAGEPIDVSMGHFNTIWQGDANAMTLAAFGRVSTPPFLLNVTGLETLRVRDVAEQFAARFGRSATITGTEAPDALLSNAQLSASLFGPPRISTDHLISLIADWLLRGNPLLDKPTRFEVRDGRF from the coding sequence GTGGCTCACTCCAACCTCAACCAACTCGACGCGGTTCGGGACGTCGATCACCTTGATGAGCTGCTTTCGGAGCCGACCCCGGCGGTGGTTGAGGCATTGGGGCGGCTGGAGGGAGACCTGATCGTCCTCGGTGCCTCGGGGAAAATGGGGCCGACCCTGACCTGGATGGCCCGGCGGGCCTCGGACGAGGCGGGGGTCAACCGTCGGGTCATCGGTGTGGCTCGCTTCTCCGACCCCTCGCGCGAGGCCTGGCTGAAGGACCGAGGAATCGAGACCATTCGCTGCGACCTGCTCGATCCCGACCAGCTCGAACGCCTGCCCGACGTGCCGAATGTGGTTCACATGCCTGCATTCAAATTCGGCGCGAGCGGTGATCAGGCGACGGCCTGGGCGGTCAACTGTTTCTTGCCAGGCCTGGTCTCCCGAAACTTCCGGGATAGTCGGATCGTGGCTTTCTCAACCGGCAACGTCTACCCGCTCGTGCCGGTCGAGAGCGGCGGATCGCTCGAATCGGACCCGCTCCGCCCGGTGGGGGACTACGGAATGAGTTGCGTCGGCCGAGAGCGGGTCATGGAGTATTTCAGCCGGACGAACACCATTCCGATGGCCCTGATCCGCCTGAACTACGCGGTCGAACCGCGCTACGGCGTCCTGGTCGATATCGGACGTAAGGTGCTCGCCGGAGAGCCAATTGATGTGTCGATGGGACACTTCAACACGATCTGGCAAGGCGACGCCAACGCCATGACGCTTGCGGCGTTTGGACGAGTGTCCACTCCCCCTTTCCTGTTGAACGTGACGGGGCTGGAAACGCTTCGCGTGCGCGACGTGGCCGAGCAGTTTGCCGCGCGGTTCGGTCGCTCGGCAACAATCACCGGCACCGAGGCGCCGGATGCCTTGTTGAGCAATGCCCAGTTGTCCGCCTCGTTGTTCGGCCCGCCTCGCATTTCCACCGATCACTTGATCTCGCTCATTGCCGACTGGCTGCTCCGCGGGAATCCGTTACTCGACAAGCCGACACGCTTCGAGGTTCGAGACGGTCGGTTCTGA